AGTGTAAAGGTTTCGCGCCTGCTGCGCCCCGTAGGGCCCGGTATCTTGTCTCAGATACCGTCTCCGGGCTCTTGCTCTCACAACCCGTACCGATTATTGGCACGGTGGGCCGTTACCCCACCGTCTACCTAATCGGCCGCAGCCACATCCTATGGCGCCGTAACGTTTCGGATTCCCCGCAGTTCCAGCGTGGGAATCGTATTCCGGATTAGCCTCAGTTTCCCGAGGTTGTCCGGATCCAATGGTTGGCCACGTGTTACTGAGCTATCTGCTACGGGTCTCAACCCGTGCAACTAGCATGGCTAAATCGGACTCCAATAGCAATGACCTCCGGCAGGATCAACCGGAATGCTATCTGTCTCCCCAGTTGGGGAGGATTTGTTGGCGGTGAATGTTAAGATACACACTCACACATGGGTCCACGTTCGGTGACCGCAATGATCGTCGACCGATCGGGCGTCACCGAACTACCAAGGCTAACATCAGACCCCTTCTGTACGGCGGACCGCAGGGGAAGGGTCCTCATCTTCTGCGTATTATACCACAATCGCTGGTTACTACTTAAGGCCTCTGAATCGGAACTCCAAAGGTAGGTACTACCATACAAGATACAATGTATAATGATTGTGTTTCCGCCCGAACTATTCCAATAACTCGAGACCACAGTCGTAGCTAAATTCCGTTTCGAGCGCCGCTGAGCGAGGATGCTCGTCCACGAAGCTAACTCGGCCCTCGAGTGCGCCAACGGACGGCTTTCGAGACGATCCCGATGATCGCGGCTGGCGGCGACTCGCCTGCCGGGAAACGGCGTCCACGCTGGCTGATTTTCGTTCGTGGGTCACGCGTACGCGTGCGCTCTCTGTTTCCGGATCGGTCGCTTCGTCCGTTACCGAGAACCGACGACCCTCACAGCCTCGAGTCAGCCCGATCACGAAACTTGCAAACTCGGCTATCGCGAAAGACGATCTCGGACGCATTCGGGCTACACCTCGAGCAGTTTCGAATCACTCTCAAGACGACGCGAAGACGATCCTTCTCGCCCGGTATGCGATGCTACGCGGGTATCGATCTCTCCCAGACCGCAGCTGACGTCGCGTTCCTCACTCGCGGCGCGACTCGTTCGGTACGATCGAGTCGGTCGTATTGCTGCTCGCGGGCTCTCCTTCGCGTGATTCACAGCAGAAGAAAGTAAGTCCGATTAGAACCGTCTCGAGGTGGTTTCACTCGCTGCGCTCGCGAGTACACCGTTCAGAGCGTAAATCCTCACCACAGGTCCCGCGACTCAAAACGAAGTCCACGCAAAAGTATGGGCCGACTCGGATTCGAACCACCTCGAGACGTTCCGGGTCGCTCACTGCGTTCGCTCCCGGCGTGCGACTCGCGTAGTTAAAACCCGGGTCGGATTCCGTAGTTGCGGCTCACGGATTTGTTCGTCGCAAGAATATGGGCCAACTCGGATTTGAACCGAGAGCCTCCACCTTATCAGAGTGGCGCTCAACCTAATTGAGCTATTGGCCCGCGCTTCGCACTCAATAGTTGCGGGGTGGAACGTTTAAGCGTTTCTTTCTTCGGGCCCCGTGCGAACCGCTACCGGGCGGAGGGGTCGTCGTCTAGATCCTCTCCGGAATCGGAGGGCCGCTCGTCGCCGAAATCGATCGTGTACGAGTCCTCGTCGGCGCGGTCGTCGACCGTGTAGTCGTCGGCGCCGAGGTCGTACGTCCCGCTGTCGGTCGAGCCGCCGTCACTGGAACTCCCGCCTCGAGTCGCCCCCTCATTGGGAAAGCCGAAGGTCCAGACCTTGCCGCTGGCGAAGCCGCCGGTCTTCTTGTCCGCGTAGGGGACGATCACGAACCGTTTGAGGGCGGCCCGGATCGGAACGCGAGTGATCGGGACGGCCAGCAGGAAGCCGATGGCGTCCGTGACGAGGCCGGGCGTCAGCAGGAAGGCCCCGGCGGCGATCAGGAGTCCGCCGTCGAGCAGTTCGTTGGTCGGGGGTCGCCCCTCGGCCAGCGACCGCTGCATCTTCCCGATAGTTCGGCGACCCTCGGCACGGACGAGCAGCATGCCGACGAGTCCGGTCAGGACGACGAGCAGCACCATCCCGACCCAGGTAAGCGCGCCGAACTGGGTGACGAGGAACCCGAGTAACACCGCATCGAGGAACGGGATGAGCAATAACGCGGCAATCCACCGGAGCATACGTCGACATAGCCGGCGGAGGGTGAAAACGCTTTACTCTCACTACACGTCCGCGGAACGACCGTTTCGGAACGGGTTCGCTCGCCGGAAGTCCGATCTCGCCGGTCCCGAAATTGCGCCGGTCAGCGGCGGTTCCGCAGTCGAAGGGCTTACGCCCGCAACAGCCGAGACTCCGGTATGGACGACCAGACGCGCGTCGAGTGGCGCGACTGGGGACAGGACGCCTTCGACGAGGCGGCGGAGGCGGACGCCCCGGTTTTGCTCTCGCTCACCGCGACGTGGTGTGATCACTGCCACGAGATGGACGCGGAGACCTACGCGGAGCCTCGCATCGCGGCGAATATCAACGACAGTTTCGTCCCCGTTCGGGTCGACGTCGATCGCCATCCGCGCGTGCGCGATCGGTACAATATGGGCGGGTTCCCGTCGACGGTCTTTCTGGCCCCGGACGGAACGGTCCTGACCGGCGCGGGCTATCTCGGACCCGATGGCATGCGACAGGTGCTCGACAGCGTTCGAACGATGTGGCAGACGAAAGGCAGCGGCGCCGGTCGCGTCCCGCGCCCGCTTCGCGAGGACAACCCGCCCGCGGGTCGGCTCACGAGCGACGTCGAGTCGGCGATGCTCGGCCAGCTGACCGAGGCCTACGACGAGGTCGCCGGCGGCTGGGGCGGGAGTCCGAAGTTCCCGCTGCCCGACGCCCTCGAGTTCGCCCTCAAGCGCGATCGGGAGATGGCCCTGCGCTCTTTCGACGCGGTCAGCGCGAACCTGTTGGACGAGTACGACGGGGGCTTCTACCGGTTCGCGGCCGAACGCGACTGGGCCGGACTCCAACACGAGAAGCTCTTGGATACCAACGGCGCGCTCGTGCGCGCGTTCGCCAACGCCTACCTGCTGACGGGCAAAGACGAGTACCGCGAGCCAGCCGAGCGGACCGTCGACTACCTCACGACGACGCTGTGGAACGACGAGGCCGACGCCTTCGCGAACAGTCAGGCGCCCGGCGAGGACGACGCCCACACGATCGACGCGACCGATCGGTCGATGGCAGACGAGCCGCCGGTCGACGAGGGCGTCTTCGCCGGCCCGAACGGGCTGGCGATCGAGGGGCTGCTCACCTACCACGCCTACACCGACGACGAGCGGGCGCGCCGGTACGCCGAACGCGCGCTCGAGACCCTACAAGACGACCTGCTCGAGGACGGCGTCGCCGTCCACGCGCTCGAGGGCGATGTCGAACGCGACGCGGACGGCGAGCCGATACCGCTGCTCGCGAACCAGGCCCGCGTCCTGTCGGCGCTGACGACGACCGCGAGCGTCCTCGAGACGGACGCGCTGACGGACGCGACCGCGGTCGCGGACGCGACGATCGATCGGCTCCGCGACGGGGAGTCGTTCCTCGACGGACCGGCGTCGGGGGCCGGGCTCCTCGAACGCCCGCTTCGGCCGCTGGATACGAACGTCGCGCTCGCGGACGCGCTGCTGGAGGTCGCGGTCCTGACCGGCGAGGAGCGGTACCGCGAGGTCGCCCGGGAGACGCTCGAGGCCTTCGCGGGCGCGAGCGACCGCTTCGGCGTCCAGATGGCTCGCTACGCGACCGCCGTCTCGCGGCTGCTCGAGGGACCGCTGGTGATCCGCGTCGCGGCCGACCCCGGAACCGACCTCCATCGGGCCGCCCTGCGAATGGCGGACCACGAGAAGGTCGTCGTTCCCGCCGCCGACGACCTCGAGGCGGGGCTGGCGCGGGTCGAACGCGGCGATCAGCGCTCGGACACTGCCGAAACCCCCGCCGAGTTGAGCGAACGCGTCCAGTCGGTCCTCGAGTAACGCGAGCGGAGGCGGCGGCTCCCCGCGGCTCAGTCATCCGTCTGTCAAACGACCACAGCGTTTATATTTCCCCGGTTAGTTTTTTCAGAATATGTCCAGTCTCAGGGATCTCGGGCTCTCGGAGTACGAGGCTCGAGCCTACCGGTCGTTGCTCAACACCGGCCCCACAACGGCCAAGGAGTTGTCCCGCGCCAGCGACGTGCCGATGGGACGGATCTACGACGTCCTCAACAGCATCGAGCAGTACAACCTCGTCCGGAGCCAGACCGCGAGTCGGCCGAAGAAGTACGTCGCCGTCGAACCCTCGACGGCGTTAGACCGGCTTCTCGAGGACAAGAAACGCGAACTCGAGGAGAAAGCCGACCAGTACGAGTCGATCGTCGACGACCTGGCCAACGAACTCGACGCGGCCGAACCGGTCGAAGACCAGTTCTGGACCGCCGCCGTCGGCCCCGAGGAGACCGTCGACCTCATGCTCGAACGGCTCGCGGCCGCCGACGATCACATCGTGATGGTGTCGGCCGATCCGGCCCCCCAGTGGGACCTCCAGACCGTCAGCGAGGCGGTCAACGCCCAGCTCGAGGACGCCCTCGACCGAGGCGTCTCGATCGACCTCCTGATGACCCGCGAGATGGTCGGCTCGCTCTCGGAGGACGTGGGTCGACGGTACCGAACGACCCTCCAGCAGCGCGACGACTTCGACGTCCGGACGAACGACGACATCTCGGGCTCGTTCAACATCATCGACGGCGTCGAGATCTGCATTCAGGTGCCGAACCCGCTGTCGTCTGGCGACGCCTTCGGCATGATCGATCTGAAGGACCCGGAGTTCGCCGCGAACGTCCACGAGGAGTTCGTCCCCCGGTGGGAGGAGGCGGAACCGCTGCAGTTCTGAGCGGTCGATCGCTCCGCGTCGGTCGCGCCGATTCAGACGCTCCGTTCGAAACCACGCGAAAGTTCGGCCGGGCCTCGAGTCCCGAGGAGAAGCGCGCAGTGCTCAGTCGTCGCCGGCGACTTCCTCGCGCAGCGTCCCCATCTCGACTTTTCGCTCCGCGTGGGCGTTGTGCTGGTGGATCGACTCGTCGTTGGACTGTTTCATCGTGATCACCGCGTCGTCGGGGAGGTGATCGAACTCGTCGACGACGCCCTCGGCGAGCGCGCGCACGCAGTCCTCGACGAACTTCGCGTCGGCGTGGGCCGCGTAGGTCATGTGATCCTCGTCGGGCCGCTTCGCGAGGTTGTAGATCCGCGCGCTCATCGCGTCGCGCGCGATGTCGATGACGTCGTTGAGATCGACGTCGGGATCGCCGTTCGATTCGACCGTCAGCGTCGCGTGGCCCCGCTGGGAGTGGCCCGGCTGTGGCACTTCCTCGAGGAACTCGGTGATCGTATCCTCCTCGACGCCCAGATCCTCGAGCGTCTGTTTCGCGCGTGCGGCGGACATCCCCTGCGAGCAGGGACAGACCGTCATCCCCGTGACCTCGGCACCGATCTCCTCGCGGGTGCCCTCCTCGGTCGCGGTCGCGGAGGCGATGATGTCGACGGTGTGCTGAGTCTCGCGGTCGCTGGCTGGCGTCTGCTCGCGACGCATGAACTCCGCTTCCATCGAGACCTTGGCCGTGGACGTGTAGTCGTGTTTCTCGAGAAGCCGTTCGGCGGCGTCGCCGCAGACGTCCTCGACGCGGTAGGCCTCCTCGCGGGTGGCCTCCTCGAGAATCTCGTCGATGACCTCCATGTTGCGGCTCATGTCCGCGCCCTTGCGCCAGGCGGGCAGGTCGACGAAGACCTCGAACTCGGCGGTGAGGACGATCGGTCGTTTCCCCTCGCGGGCGATCTTGACGAGTTTGTCGACGCCGGTGACGCCGACCTGACTCAGACCGACGGTGACGTCGGGTGACGTTGCCTGCACGTCCGGAAGCTGATGACTCATTGTCCGTATTCAGGGCAGGCGGCGATTCAACCTTTCGGAACGGGAAGTCGTCGGTGTACAGTTGGCCACTCCGGGCTGCAACCGGGTCTCGAATCGCCGGCAGTCTCGAGGGTCGTTTAAGTGCTTCTGGTCACAAGGTGAAGATACGACGGGAGATCGGTCTTCTCGAGTCCTCAACAATGTCGTAGCGACGGGTACGTGGTCGGATCTGTCGTATTCGCCTCCACAGCACAGTCTTCGAGGCGATCAGTCGACGCTCTTCCCGCCCCGTCGCTACGCGATTCTCTTTAAGTGCTTCTAGTCATAAGGTGAAGATACGACGGGAGGCCGGTCTTCTCGAGTCGTCTACTTCGATAGCGATAGCACTCGCTCGAGCGGCGGTGATCGCCGCTCGTTCTTTAAGTGTCTCTGGTCACAAGGTGAAGCTACGAAGAGCTTTTCGCGGACCGCTACCACTCGAGGGACGGAGCCACAGCCATGTCTACCGTCCCCGAGCCCGTTTTCGAGACCGTCGACGACCTGCTGACCGACCTCGAGCGCGACCGCGGGGTTCGCGTCGCGCTGGCGGTCGCCCGCGGCAGTCACGCCTGGGGCGCGGCGAGCCCCGAGAGCGACTACGACGTCGGCTTCGTCTTCGTTCCGGACGATCTGCGCCAGTACGCCCACCTCTCGGGCCCGCCGGAGACGATCCACGAGGCCGCCGACACGGACGAGGGCGACGTCGAACTGCAGGGCTGGGACGTCCGAACGTTCGCGCGCCTGCTCGCGGACTCCAACGACGGCGCGATCGATCTGCTCCGGAGTCCGATCCGCTACCGCGTCGCGTACGAACCCGCGGAACTCGCCGCCTACGTCGAGCGGACGTACAATCCGATGGATCTCTACCACGCGTGGCGGGGGATCGCGACGAGCAACTACCGCAAGTACATCTCGCACCATCTGGTCCGCAACGACGACGCGATCTTCCCGATTCTCGAGGCGCGCGAGGACGAATACGTCGTCGCGACGCGGGACGGTGCGGACGACGCGGACGGCGACGACGGAACGCGGACGATTCCGGTCGACGACGAGCGGTTCGCCGAGACGCAGACGAAACCCACGGTGAAGCGAAATCTGACGATCTACCGCGCGGCGATGTCGGCTCGCTACCTGACGGCGACCGGAGAAGGGGACGGCCACGAGCTACCCGTAATCGAGTTCGACCGCTTCCTGGACGAGCAGGCGCCGTCCGTCTTCGACGCCGATCGGATCGAACGCGCCCGCGCGTTGCTCGAGCGAAAGCGGGCCGGCGACGGTTCGGAGACGATCGGCGACGCCGTCGGCCGCGAGTTCGCCCGTCCGCCCCGCGAGATCGATCCCGGGCGTCACGCGCGCAGCGGTCCCGATCCGGAGCGGTTGGACGGGTTCGTCGACGAACTGATCGCGGCAGTGCAGTAGGACGGGGCGGTGATCGGCACGCTCGTTCTTTAAGTGCTTCTGGTCACAAGGTGAAGATACGACGGGAGACCGGTCTTCTCGAGTGGTGCTCTACCGGCCAGCTACTGCTGTCGAGCGCAGCGACGCCGTCGTTTCCATCCGCGACAGCCGTTCCGCAGGTATTGGGCCGTCCCCAGGCTCCCGACGGCACCTTCGTTCCGAATCGAATACCGTTGCATCGGGTAGACCGCGGCTGTTGCTACTCCCGCGGTCACAACAGGGTTTACTACGGTAAGCGTCTGAACTCGCCAATGACCTGTGACGTGTGTGGCCGGGAGATAGAGGGGGTTAGATTGTACAAAGCGAGCAGGGGAAGCAAGGGAAACCTCGGCGTCTTTCACCCGGAGTGTCGTCCGTAGGATCCGTCTGCCCGTCGATTCGCTCGTTGCTGCTGTCGTATTACGAGTCCCCCGTTCGTCTCGAACGACCGGGAAGGCGAACTCCGATCTGATTTAAGTACTTCTGGTCACGAGGTGAAGACACGACGGAGAGGCGGTCCTTCTCGAGTTGTCCTCGACCGAGGAGTCACCACTATCTCCGACTGAACTCGCCCCGGTTAGTCGCTTTCAGTTCCTCTAGTCACAAGTAGAGATACGACGGGAGACCGGGTCTTCTCGAGTCCCAATTCGCGAGTGGCGAGGCCACTCTTCGAGCGGTGACTGGGATCGACGCTCCAGCGTCTCTTTAAGTACCTCTGGTTACAAGGTGAAGCTACGAGGAGCTTTTCGCGGCGTCGAAATCCGTCCCCAGCCTCGAGAGCGGTCGCGCCGTCGGGTGATCGACCGTCGAGTTCGTATCACCGAGGGTTTCAGTTCCATCGAGCGACGGTTTCACTAGGAGGTGCCTTTTTCCGTCTGCCGGTCCGAGCAAGCGGTAATGAGAGACGACGGTGCTGAACCCGGTCCAGGCCCCGACGAAACCGCGGCCGTCGGCGACAGCCCGCAACTCGAGTACGAGGACGAACGCCGACTCGAAAACCGGCCCGGTTCCGGGTCGCTCTCGCGGGCGGACGTCCAGCGCGATTCGACGGTCCGCCAGTGGGGGGTCGTCACGCCGAGCGCGACCGTGATCGGCCGCGCGGAGTCGCCGGAGGGGGACCTCTCGGAGAGCGTCCGCCGACTGCACGACGAACAGCACGCGGCAACGCCGGGCTACAGCGAGCGCGCCCACCGGTTAGACCGCCTGCGGACGACCCAGGCGCTGTGTAACGCCCTCGAGGTGACGCCGTGGCAACGGGACCTCGCGCTGGGGGTCATGGACGAGATCGATCTCACCGAGTTCGGCAGCCAGCGCGCGATCGAGAAGGTCGCGCTGGTGGTCATCCGCCACGTGGTCGACGTCGACCGCCAGCAGTACTTCGGGCTCGACGACATCGACGCGCAGGCGCTGTCGGCCGACCGGATGGACGACCTGTTCGCCCAGTACCGCGCCCACGACATCACCGAAGAGGAGACGTTCAAGCGTCTCGCGGCCGACTACGGGCTGGACACGACCAGCCTGAACCGGCTCCGACGGGTCCTCAAAGAGCAACTCGAGGACGAGCTGCCGGCGTACGGCCGGAACCCCTACCGCGACCCCAACCTCCCGGACGTCACCGAGGCCAACGCCGGGAGCGAGGAAGGCGTCGCCGCCGGCGACGGCGCGAACGGCGCCTGAACTCGCCGGCGACGGGCGGGAGTCGACGACCGGGGCCCTCGGCGGGCGATCTTCCGGTTGCCGGCGACTTTTCCGTGGTCGCTCCCTAGCGCGGATATGTCTGAGACTGCCGATTCACCCGATCGACTCGAGCTCTACGCCGATTACGTCTGTCCCTTCTGTTACCTGGGGACGCGATCGCTCGAACAGTACCGCGAAGAGCGCGAAGCGCCCCTCGAGATCGACTGGCAGCCGTTCGACCTCCGCAGCGGCAAGCGGAACCCGGACGGCTCGATCGATCACGAGGCCGACGACGGCAAGGACGACCAGTACTACGAGCAGGCCAAACAGAACGTCCGCCGGCTGCAGGAGGAGTACGGCGTCGAGATGAACCAGATCATGGCCACCGAGGTCGACTCGCTGCCGGCCCAGCAGGCGTCGTGGTACGTCAAGCAGGAGTACCCCGAGCAGTGGGCGGCCTTCGACGAGGCGATCTACGGGGCGCTCTGGCAGGACGGCCGCGATATCGGCGACACCGACGTCCTGGCGGACCTCGCCGAGACCGTCGGGCTCCCGGTCGACGAGATCCGCTCGGCGATCGACGACGACGGGCTTCGAACGGAGCTCGAGGACCGGTTCCAGGCGGCCCAGCGGCGGGGGATCACTGGCGTCCCGACGTTCGTCTACGAGGACCACGCCGCCCGCGGCGCCGTCCCGCCGGCACAACTCGAGCGACTCGTCGAGGGTGCGGAGCAGGCCCACCGATAGCGGTCGCGGAACGCCGTCCCGACGTCAGTCGAGTTTTTCGAGGCTGGAGACGAAGTCCCCGCGAGGCCCGACGAGTCTGATCGGCTCGTCCGCGACCGAGACGGTGATCGTCGCGGGGGGATCGAGTCGCCGTCGGTTCCGTCCGTCGCTGATCGCGTAGCCGGTGTCGGAGTCGGAGATCGTAATCGAGAGATCCGTGTCCGGATCGACGACCAGCGGCGGCATCGAATCGGCGGCGGCCATCTGCGTGACGACCAGCGCGTCGGCCGTCGGGTGAACCAGCGGTCCGCCCTCGCTCAAGTTGTACGCGGTCGAGCCCGCGGGCGTCGCCACGAGGACGCCGTCGGCGTGGCTGGCGGCGTACTGCCCGCCGTCGACGCGGACCTCGACGGTCGCCCCGCCGCCCGGACCCCGGCGCGGGCCGTGGACGACGATCTCGTTGAGTGCCGGCTCGAGGGTCCAGTCGGCGCCGTCGCTCGTCGCCTCGAGGCGGGCGAGTTCGCGCCCCTCGAACGCGCCGGTCTCGCGGTAGTCCGCGACGAGATCGGTGACGACGTCGACGGCGTCTTCGGGTGCGACGGCGTTGAGAAAGCCGACCTCGCCGAGGTTGACCCCGAGGATCGGCGTGGGGCCGACCTCGCGGGCGACGAACAGCAGCGTGCCGTCGCCGCCGATGCTCACGACGAGATCCCGGTCGTCCATCTCGTCGACCGGACACGCGGGCGCGTCGACCGCCTCGCCGGTCGCTTCGTCGACGACGACCGCGGTCTCCCCCCCATCGCGTCCGCTTCGCTCGAGCGTCTCCGCGAGCGACGCGGCGAGTCCCTGTGCGCGCTCGTTGCCTCGCTGGCCGACGATGCCGACGGCGACGTCCATCGTCGGCGGCTACCCGCTGCGTCGTCAAAAAGCCACCCGTCACGCCGTCGGGGCGGCAACAACATTCATCGTGGTGGGGGACACTCGAGTACGTGAACGGCCCGCGACGGCCGCCGTCCCAGATCCCGCATGACAGAGGCGCCCCCGCCGAGGTATTTCGATCGATCGCCGCAACCGCCGCGATCGGGCGGCTTCGACCGCGGTAGCGCTTCCGGCGACGGCCGTCACGGGGCAGCGGGCGTCAGCGACGGTGATCCCCGTGCGTGACGAGTCCGACGACTGGTTCGAGCGCGCGCTCGAGGACGCCGAGGAGTCCGCGACCGACGACGATGACGCTGCGGACGAGCCGTCCGGCGACGGGACCGCCGAGCAGTTCGACGCGCTCGGCGGCGCCGAGACGACGGTCGACGGCGACGAGTCTGCTGAAGCCGCAAGTCAACGAGAGACGGCCGACGAGGGTAACGACGGAAGCGAAGGCGAGGGCGAACTGTTCGACGAGGACTTCGGCGCGGCGCTCGCGGACGTCGACGCTCCGAACGCCGGCGCGGACGAAACCGGCCCCGAGGGCTTCTCGGAGCTCGACTTCGGCCTCGCGGCGGGCAACGAGACGGACTTCGACGAGGCGGTCGACTCCGACCTCCCCCGACTCGAGCTCGGCATCGAGGGGCTCGATCGAATGATCCAGGGCGGTGTTCCCGAACGCTCCTTGCTCGTCGCGATGGGAAGCGCCGGGACCGGGAAGACGACCTTCGGCCTGCAGTTTCTCGAGCACGGGCTGGCGCGGGGCGAGAACGCGGTGTACATCACCTTAGAGGAGAGCCGCCGCCGGGTGATCGACAGCGCGACCGAGAAGGGCTACCCCTTCGACGAGTACCTCGCCGAGGACCGACTCGCCGTCGTCGACGTCGATCCCGTCGAGATGGCCAACAGCCTGCAATCGATCACGAACGAGCTTCCGACGCTCATCGAGGAGTTCGACGCCGCGCGGCTCGTCCTCGACTCGGTGTCGCTGCTCGAGATGATGTACGAGGACCGTGCGACCCGTCGCAACGAGATCTACGACTTCACCCGGAGCCTGAAGGAGGCCGGGGTCACCGCCCTGCTGACGAGCGAGGCGTCCGAAGAGTCGCCGTACGCCTCCCGATACGGCATCGTGGAGTACCTCACGGACGCGGTCTTCGTCCTGCAGTACGTCCGGCCGGACGACTTCCGGGAGACGCGCCTGGCCGTCGAGATCCAGAAGATCCGGGACGCGAACCACTCCCGGGAAAAGAAGCCCTACGAGATCACGGACGAGGGGATTTCGGTCTACCAGCAGGCGAACCTGTTTTAGCTCGTCTCGGTTCGGATTCGATGGCGGTTCGACCGCGTCTGCGGCGGTAAACCTCCGTTAGGAACCCGTTCGCTGCCCATACTTTTGCGGATATCGGCGCCACTAGCGCGTATGGTTCAACGGACGACGGCCGACGAGAAACTTCCGCGATCGGAACTCGCAGCGTTCCTGGCGACGCTGTCCGAGGAGTTCGACGGGGAGAGCGAGCAGATCAACGTCGACGTCGGCAACAAGACGGTTTCGCTGAACCCGTCCGAGGAGGTCGACTTCTCGATCGACGTCGTCGAGCGCTCCTCGATGCTCCGCGGCAGTCGCGAAACGATCGAGATCGAACTGAGCTGGAAGTCCTAACTCACTATGGCTGTAATCGATTCCGCCGTCATCTTCGTGCTCAGTCTGCTCGTCGGGACGGTCGCGATCCTGGCCGGTGCCCGGGTCATCCTCGACCGGGACGCGAGCGTCTTTAACGCCGCGCTGACCGCGCTTATCGGCGCGGCCGTCTGGGCGCTGACGAGTTACTTCGTCGGCTGGATCCCGCTGCTCGGCGTGCTGGTGATGCTCGTCGCCTGGATCGGCGTGATCAACTGGCGCTACCCCGGCGGCTGGGGGACCGCGGCCGCGATCGGCATCGTCGCCTGGG
This portion of the Haloterrigena gelatinilytica genome encodes:
- a CDS encoding amphi-Trp domain-containing protein; this translates as MVQRTTADEKLPRSELAAFLATLSEEFDGESEQINVDVGNKTVSLNPSEEVDFSIDVVERSSMLRGSRETIEIELSWKS